The following nucleotide sequence is from Patescibacteria group bacterium.
TTTATAACTATCTTTACCATAGCGCATTTTACTATATTCCGGGCCGAGTTTCTGCTTTAAGTTTTTCTCAATAAAATCTCTTCCAGCTCTGCTGTCCGTCTTTATTTTTGTAATTCCACCGGCTAATTTTCTAACTGCTCCAACGTTAATTTTACCACCGCGGGATAAGGGCGAAAGAATTTTTTGCAATTGAGCTGGATTAATCGCTTTAGGCATATGCATATATTGTTAGCAATTATACTCGCCAATCTTTTTTATTAACTTGCGGCCGGTCAAGCTCTCTGGGAACCAAGGTATCTGTTTCACTCACTGACCCTCCGGTTTCTCTTGTTTCCCTTTTTGGTTCTGTTGACTCTCTGGGTTCGTCTTGTTCTCTAACAAGTTTTAACAGCTCTCTTTTTGCCTCGTTTTCGGTTTTAAAACGCGACTTTAAAAAACCTTCCCGGTGTAGACGTTTAACCACCGTGGCCAGCTCTGTTTCTCTTATTCTGTCTCCAAAATGTCCATAGTATACTAAACCCGCAGTGTCTGAATTCTGCTCAAGGCTGGTAATCACTGCCTTGGCTATCGTAGAGCCAAAAACATACTTGTCCTTGAGTAAGTTTGGGAGCAGCGAATGAATTTCATCCCGTTTAATAAAATGATTATAGCGGGGCTCTAGGGAAGAGCCAAAAATTGAGCCAAAAAAAGACATGGATTTAGTGATTAAGTTTAAGATCGGTCTCGGAATTCTGATTATATTATAGCATATCCATAAAGGCCTTTCAATTAGGGGTTAGGCCGGGAAAAAATCCTTGCAAAAAATAATAGTATATGATAAGCTATGTTTAACTACATAATCGATAACCCCATAAATCGCCTTGGGCAGAGCGGTTTGCGGGTCTAATAATTAATGCCCGATTTTGTTTTTTTATTATGAAAGCCACTACTATCAAAATTAAAGAGCCTTCCAGCAAAATGGAACAATTGTTAACCTCTAAACAGACAAAGACTATTCCCCAATTGGGTGATCTGGTTACTGGCAAAGTAATCAATATCGGGAAAAACGAGGTGCTTTTAGACATTGACGGCCTGACCACTGGGGTGGTTAGGGGCATTGAATTTTATGACGAGTCCGGCGAGTATTCCAATTTAAAAATTGGTGCTGAAGCAACCGCCACGGTTGTTGATTTAGAAAACGAGAAGGGGCAAATCGAGCTTTCTTTTAGGTCGGCCGGTCATCAGAGGGCTTGGGATCGACTAATAAAGCTTATGGATAAGGGCGAAGAGGTTACTGTGGAGGGCGTAGACGCTAACAAGGGGGGGTTAATGATTAAGCTGGGGCAGATATCCGGATTTCTGCCGGTTTCCCAGCTCTCCCCTAAGCATTATCCTCGAGTCGAGGGCGGCAATAAAAATAAAATTTTGGAAAAGCTGCGGCAATTTGTCGGTCAAAAACTAAAGGTTAAAATTATTGCTGTGGAAGAGGCTGAGGAAAAACTTATTGTCTCGGAAAAAGCAACCATCAAGGAGGAGCAGAAACAAATAATTTCGAAATATAAGACGGGTGATGTTGTTGAGGGTAAAATTTCCGGAGTGGTAGACTTTGGCGCTTTTGTAGAATTTGACGATGGCCTTGAGGGGCTGGTTCATATTTCCGAACTGGCCTGGAAACGGATTGATAATCCTCGGGACGTTGTTAAAACCGGCCAACAAATTAAAGCGGAAATTATTGATATTGATGATTCTAAAATTTCTCTTTCTATCAAAAAACTTCTTCTTGACCCCTGGAAAAAGGCCGTGGAAAAATATAAAATTGGTCAAGTTGTGGAAGGCGAGGTGCTTAAAGTAAATCCTTTTGGTTTATTCGTTAAACTTGACGAAGAGATTCACGGCTTGGCTCATGTTTCAGAACTTTCTTCAAAACCAAATCAGCGGCCAGAAGACCTTGCTAAACCGGGCGATAAATTGAAACTTAAAATTGTCTCTATTGAGCCCAATGACCATAGATTGGGGCTAAGTATCAGAGCGTTGGGCCAGAAAGGTCAAGATAAAAAAGAGGCGGGGAAGGAAGATAAAAAAAATGAGCAGAAGAAAGGGGAAGGCAATGATAAGATGGACAAAATTAAAGAATCAAAAAAGAGAACCAAGGAGGAAACTAAGGATATTACAAGTAAAGACAAGGTTGGGGCTAAGAAGGACTCTTCAGGAGAAAACACAAAAAAACGGGCTAGATAATTTAACTAGACGAAAAACCACTCAACTAAACTGCGTGGTTTTTTTGTTTTATGACATCTATCGAGCTATCCACCCGAGAGCCCTTGACAAAACTTCTCAAAATGTGATAAGCTTTTAAATCTATGATTCATACGAGCTCTTTAAGGGGTTTCTTTCCTTTTATCTTAGCCATAATCAGCCAAGTATATAAAAATGAGTAATTATTAAGTTGCAGATTACATTCATTTTGCGGCTAAGGTTAGCCCAAATTATAGATTAATTCTATATAAATTCTAATTTAAGCTAATAAAAATGACTGTTTAATTCTTGTTTTTGGCAATATAACAATTTTTAAGTTATATTACCTAAGGCAAGATGCCCTATAAAAACAGCTCATTACAA
It contains:
- a CDS encoding S1 RNA-binding domain-containing protein; its protein translation is MKATTIKIKEPSSKMEQLLTSKQTKTIPQLGDLVTGKVINIGKNEVLLDIDGLTTGVVRGIEFYDESGEYSNLKIGAEATATVVDLENEKGQIELSFRSAGHQRAWDRLIKLMDKGEEVTVEGVDANKGGLMIKLGQISGFLPVSQLSPKHYPRVEGGNKNKILEKLRQFVGQKLKVKIIAVEEAEEKLIVSEKATIKEEQKQIISKYKTGDVVEGKISGVVDFGAFVEFDDGLEGLVHISELAWKRIDNPRDVVKTGQQIKAEIIDIDDSKISLSIKKLLLDPWKKAVEKYKIGQVVEGEVLKVNPFGLFVKLDEEIHGLAHVSELSSKPNQRPEDLAKPGDKLKLKIVSIEPNDHRLGLSIRALGQKGQDKKEAGKEDKKNEQKKGEGNDKMDKIKESKKRTKEETKDITSKDKVGAKKDSSGENTKKRAR